A DNA window from candidate division KSB1 bacterium contains the following coding sequences:
- a CDS encoding cold-shock protein: METGTVKWFNEAKGYGFIQRENGQDVFVHFKAINGEGFKTLTEGEKVQFEVQQGPKGLSASNVIRLGK, from the coding sequence ATGGAAACGGGAACAGTCAAGTGGTTCAACGAAGCCAAAGGATATGGTTTCATCCAGCGCGAAAACGGCCAGGATGTCTTCGTCCACTTCAAGGCCATCAACGGTGAAGGTTTCAAAACCTTGACAGAGGGCGAGAAGGTGCAATTCGAAGTCCAACAGGGCCCGAAAGGCTTGTCGGCTTCCAATGTCATTCGCCTGGGCAAATAA
- a CDS encoding SDR family oxidoreductase, with protein sequence MTPLQDQVAIVTGASSGIGFATALALAQAGAKVTLAARRKDRLGNLKKKITDQGGEALLVQTDVTDQAAVQAAVQQTMKKWGRIDVLVNNAGVMLLSYMRNLQIGEWMRMIDTNVKGVLYGIAAVLPIMREQRRGHILNISSDAAGKVFPGSAVYSGTKAAINWIAEGLRSELAREKMPVRVTTIMPGAVATELATHITDRGILEVFRNNPRIAFMKPEDVAAAVLYALQQPAHVDVNQILVRPTEQAS encoded by the coding sequence ATGACGCCACTGCAAGATCAGGTGGCCATCGTCACCGGCGCCAGCAGCGGCATTGGGTTCGCAACTGCCCTGGCGCTGGCACAGGCTGGTGCGAAAGTAACCCTGGCGGCACGGCGCAAAGATCGTTTGGGCAACTTGAAGAAGAAGATCACCGACCAGGGCGGTGAGGCGCTGCTGGTACAAACCGATGTCACTGATCAGGCGGCGGTGCAGGCGGCGGTGCAGCAGACCATGAAGAAATGGGGGCGGATCGATGTGCTGGTCAACAATGCCGGCGTGATGCTGCTCTCCTACATGCGCAATCTCCAGATCGGGGAATGGATGCGCATGATCGACACCAACGTCAAGGGCGTGTTGTATGGCATTGCCGCGGTGCTGCCCATCATGCGGGAACAGCGGCGCGGGCACATCCTCAACATCTCCTCGGACGCTGCCGGCAAGGTGTTTCCCGGGTCGGCGGTCTACAGCGGCACCAAGGCGGCGATCAATTGGATTGCGGAGGGCTTGCGTTCGGAGCTGGCGCGGGAGAAGATGCCGGTGCGGGTGACCACCATCATGCCGGGGGCGGTGGCCACCGAGCTGGCCACACACATCACCGATCGCGGCATCCTGGAAGTGTTTCGCAACAATCCCCGCATCGCGTTCATGAAGCCGGAGGATGTTGCGGCTGCCGTGTTGTATGCCCTGCAGCAACCCGCGCACGTCGATGTCAATCAAATCCTCGTGCGGCCGACAGAGCAGGCAAGCTGA
- a CDS encoding MBL fold metallo-hydrolase, translated as MFVYDRVIRLRGSRLTFDARTRNELVCISHAHADHARTHHLTYATPATAALMHARLGKSAITPVPFGKTMEIEGYRISFHPAGHILGSAQILAEREGERLLYSGDFNTEASAAAERLEIVPASTLIMECTYGHPRYQFPPRAELVARLCDWTAGNLKAGRVPVVIGYPLGKSQEAMKILTDNGFALCVHGTILKLARVYEQFGYRFTRVEPLRRTSDLAGKVLILPRRAELTRLITRIPNKRTLFLSGWAVHESFKYRCGVDEALPLSDHADFKGLLEFVRRVNPAKIFVTHGPADFAVHLRQLGYDARPLRANPQGELF; from the coding sequence ATGTTCGTCTACGACCGTGTCATTCGTCTGCGGGGCTCGCGCCTGACGTTTGATGCCCGCACCCGCAATGAGCTGGTCTGCATCTCGCATGCCCATGCCGATCACGCCCGCACACATCACCTCACCTATGCCACGCCTGCCACGGCCGCACTCATGCACGCCCGTCTGGGCAAATCGGCCATCACGCCGGTACCCTTCGGCAAAACGATGGAGATCGAGGGCTATCGCATTTCCTTTCATCCCGCCGGCCATATTCTCGGCTCGGCGCAAATTCTGGCAGAGCGTGAGGGCGAGCGCCTGCTTTACAGCGGCGATTTCAACACCGAGGCCAGTGCAGCGGCTGAGCGTTTGGAAATCGTGCCCGCGAGCACGCTGATCATGGAATGCACCTATGGCCATCCACGCTACCAATTCCCGCCGCGCGCGGAATTGGTGGCAAGACTGTGTGACTGGACCGCCGGCAACTTGAAAGCAGGCCGCGTGCCGGTCGTGATTGGCTACCCTTTGGGAAAATCGCAGGAAGCGATGAAAATTCTCACGGACAACGGTTTTGCGCTCTGCGTGCACGGCACCATCCTCAAGCTCGCGCGCGTCTACGAGCAGTTCGGCTACCGCTTCACACGGGTCGAGCCCTTGCGCCGCACCTCTGACCTGGCCGGCAAGGTGTTGATTCTGCCGCGACGGGCGGAGTTGACCAGGCTGATTACCCGCATTCCGAACAAGCGCACGCTGTTCCTCTCAGGCTGGGCGGTGCATGAAAGTTTCAAATATCGCTGCGGGGTGGATGAAGCCCTGCCGCTCTCCGATCACGCGGATTTCAAGGGACTGCTGGAGTTTGTCCGGCGGGTCAATCCCGCCAAAATTTTCGTGACCCACGGCCCCGCGGATTTTGCCGTACATTTGCGGCAACTG